The Rhodospirillaceae bacterium genomic sequence ATGACATTCCAACATTCGCCCGGGCCGACCTTGAACGGCGTCATCCGCAGATCTTTAATCTCGACTCCTGGACGGAGCTAGTTGACGAGTGGGGTGATTACAAAATGGAAAATTCGCCTGATTAAAATAAAGACGTTAAACAAAGAACGACATCTAGATAACGCTAGAAACTTCAAGGCAGATCGTGCAGTTGCGCTGCGCGATTGTTGTGAGATATTTGCTTCTTATACTGGAGCTAGGTTGCGCTGGAGCGGATCACCGAAGCAGTGATCCTCGCCAATGCCGCCTAACGTGGCAAGGCCAGCCCTTCACGGTATCCGAGCTCGGGCGGCACACGACGCTGGGTCGCCCGCTCGAACGCATAGGCCAGCGCCAGCAAGCGCGGCTCGCTACAGGCCGTGCCACTGAACGTGATGCCAAGCGGTGCGGGCTTGGGCTCGAACCCGTCTGGGAAACCGCCGCCGTTGGCGACCAAGCCGAACGGCACGGTGACGGACGGATAGCCCGCCTTGGCCAGAAAACTGGTGCTGCGGCGACCTGTGAAAATCACCGCGTCGAGGCCGTGTTTTTCGAGCGCTGCGTCCAGGCCCTCGGCCCCTGCGAGACGAAGATCATCTGCGCGGTCCTGTTCATAACGGGCGCGATCTTCCGCCAATGTAGGATCCATCTCATCTGAAATGTCCATAGAGCCTTGACCGTAGCGCAGCGTGCCGAGGTTTTCGTTGTCAATATTCCACTGCCGCATCTCCGTGAGAGTCGCAACGGGAGCCGCTGGTCCGAGACTGGCCAGCCAGTCGTTGATGTCCCGCTTAAAGCCGTATTTGAGCACCACCGAGCACTCATCGTCCTCGCCTTTGAACAGCGGGCCGGGTGAACACGACCCGCGAACCAGGACATTATCCTCCCACGCTTCGGCTATGGCACTCGGAATATCAGCAGGATCAACCACCGTGGCACCAAGTTCACGTAGGACCGCGACAGCCTCGTTCATCATCGCTACTTGATCCTCCGGTAGGCCACCGCTGGGTTCATCCGCCCGCGGCAACTTGTGGGGCTCGACAAACCAGGCGCGGGGCACACCGATGCGGGCGCCCTTGAGCGCGCCTTTGTCTAAGAATGGCGTGTAATCGCGTCCCGGCGGTGGATCGCACACGCCGGTGGCAGGGTCATTGGGGTCGGGGGTGGCACTTTCCATCGCCCCGAGCATGATGGCAGCATCCGTGACGGTGCGCGCCATCGGCCCAGCAGTGTCATGATCGTACGCCACGGGGATCACGCCCCAGCGGCTCACCCGTCCGACCGTCGGTTTGACGGCGGCCAGCATATTTGCGGAGGCTGGCTCAATGATGGATGTGGTCGTTTCCGTGCCCACATTGGCGGCCCAGAAGCTAGCCGCGGTGCCGCCACCCGACGACGAACTGCCCGTTGGTAAAACGCCGCGACCGTCGTTAAACGGCGGACGCGGTTCGCGACGGATATCATATGGATTAAAGGCGTGACCGCCGATAGCGGAGTAATTGTTGGCCATGCCGAGGACCATCCAATTGGCCATTTCCGTTAGCACGGTTTTGGCAAGGATGATCGCCCCGGCTTCGCGCAGGTTGGCCACCAGGGTGGCATCGTAAGGCGGGAAGAAGCCTTCCAGCGCCAAGGTCCCGGCCGTCGTTGGCATATCGATGGTGTGGATGTTGTCCTTTATCGCGATAGGAATGCCGTGCAGCGGCCCCCTAACCTGGCCAGCCTTGCGTTCGGCATCGCGTTCATCGGCAACTTCCAGTGCGGCGTGATTGACCGCGAGGCTCGCGTTGATTTCGTTCTCGTACTTACCCATGCGGACGAGATATTGGGTGGTCAATTCGCGCGAGGTGATCCGACCTTCTTCCAGCGCGACCTGCATCTGCGGAATAGTGGCTTCGACGACGGAGAAATCTTCGGCATGGGGTGATGCGCATGCAAGCGTGACGCAAATGACGGCAACAGTTGCAAAGATTTTGGCGAGTGCCATAGCACACTCCGGACCAGGAAAAGTAAAATGATAATCCTTATAATACGTGACGTAGACCGCAACCTCAAGGCGGCGGCACATGACGTTTACCTTACTGCCAGTATTTCGCCCTTCTCCTCGTCTGCGTTCTGGTAGCGGTGTCAACGCTGGAGCAAAAACACGCCTTACATTAAATGGTGTTGTCATCTAGATCAGGTATTCGAAAAATTGGCGGGTAAACTTGCTGCCTTTGACGTGCGGCAGACCAGAAATGTGAAGTATTGGGGTGTCCCTTCTCTTTACCTCATCCGCAAGCTCCCATGGACTTTTTTGTTTTCTCGGTTTCTGGCAGTCTACGTAAATGGCTGATCATTTATTACTTCATCAAGCTGTGTCGCAGATCGGGCATAAACTTGGCACTGACTGGCGTGATATTCAGCCGGATCGCAAAGATCGCAACTACCTTGCTTGGGAGATGTCTCGTGATGTCTGGCGTCATGTTTTGCACGGAATTAAATCTGGGCATCTTCTCGCGTTCATAGAGTCAGATATTGGCCGGACGCCAATTCCTCGCACTACTTGGCCAGCTATTCCTTCCACGTCGGACATCAAAAGAAAAACCTTCGCCTCTTTGTTTGAAAGCACCGCGCTGTCATTAGATTACAACACCTCTGCTGGAACTTATCTTGATTCAAAGAACGTTACTCACGACGGGTTCATCAAAATTGATCAGCAAACGCTTCAGTCATTCAAAGCTTTTTTCAAACCCGAACCCTATGCAGAAACGCTTTCCACAACGTGGAGAGACATTGGCCTAAAGGGAGACCTTCCTGCGTTAGCGCTGCGCGACCTTCTCGAAGAATGGTCTAAGACAGAAAGTGATGTTGAACTCAAACCCATGCGTCGCTCGATCATTTCTGCTCTCGAACAGTCACCGCAGCGGTTACCAAGACGGCAGAAGTGGCTGACACCGCATGGTGTTTTTCGGAGCGACGGCTATCTGGTCACACCAAGCCACATTAAAACTATGTTTCAATGCACTGGAGCACAGGATGACGACTTGGAGGTACATTGGTCGGGCTCGTGGATCATCGGACGTGAATGGTTGCGGACTTATTGTAGCGAAGACCAAGCTAATCGACCGTTCCCAGTATTTTGGACAAACCCCACTCCCAGCCCTCCGATCCTTATAGAACTCAAAAAACGTCCTTCTCCGCTTAAAGATCGGAAGAGCAGTGATATTGAAGAACGCAATAAGGTGTGGCTCACAAATGCCAAGGCGTTAAGAAAGCGACACCCAACTTGGACAAAGTCTAATATTTGCCGCCAACTGGCAAAGGACGATGGAAACGATGATAAGCAGGAATCAATTCGCCGGGAGCTTCATCGAATTGACCCCAATTGGGACAAAAAAGTTGGGCAGAGTTAAGCAGCGTCGCTAGCTTGCCCAACACATTATCTAAATAATTCAGTCACTTAATCCTGATTCACACCGAAGCTGGGCATAGTTTGATGTGCCCGGCTTCTTGCCGCTCCATAAGCCCAATTCATTCGTCACTGTAATTGGGACCTCCTCGTGAGCTCTGGCAAAACTACTGATCATCAAAGGCAGAGTGCGCGCTCAGGTCATGGGGCGCTTCGTCAACCGCCGCAGCACCCCCAACCCAATACCTTGACCGCGTTAGCCCGACTACTCGCCAGGTCAGCTGCGCGTGAACACCTTCAACAGTCCATCCCTCAAAGCCCCCCTCTTAGCCCAGGAGACCAGACAGATGAATCCTAACACCCCAGCACCAATCACGACCAAGCTCCTGACCCTTGATCAGGTTGCGGACTCCCTGGCTGTTTCCACCCGCACCGTTCGCCGTCTCATCGACAACAAGGACCTGCGTAGCGTTCAGGTTGGTCGGCAAAAGCGGGTTGATCCGAAGGACCTAGACGCCTTCGTAAACGCCCACAAAACGTGACCTCTTATGACAACCATCAAGTAATAGTGTCTAATAATGTCAAACAATAGTGCAAATATAGTCACAGTATTTAGTACGTTATTTGGTTTTATATTTTCACTATATTGTACTTCTGTCCTCTTTTGTCTTCACTTTTCATTTAATGTCACTTAGCGTTGTGCACTACGGAGGATGACTCATGGTTAAAATCAGTAAGATCAGAAACCCGTTTACCAGCCCAGACAGCCTGACGATTGCCGACGTATTGGTCCGGGTTGAATGCGACCCTCAGCTTAGCAGCCGCAAAAAGCGCGAAATCTCATCCGCGCTCAGGCAAGTGCCTAAATGGCTCAACCGGTTACCAGCCGATGTGCCAGCCAACGCTGCGTTCTTGCGCAAAGCGTTAGAAGATTTCCATCCTGACCACGCTGGTATCTCCAAGCGTCGCTATCAGAACGTGATCAGTACGGTAAAGTTTGCGTTCAAGCACTGCGGCGTGTTGTTGAATAATCGCATATATCTGGCTGAGTTTACGCCGGAATGGCAGGCCCTTTGGGATCTGCTTGATGAAAAGTATCACCGCTCTGGCCTTTCTCGGTGCTTCCGGTTTTGTTCGGCCCAGCGGATCAAGCCTGAAGATGTTGATGACGCGTTCTTCGCTGCTTTCCTGAAAGCGCTAGAGGCGGAGGCCATCACCAAGAAACCACGCACCCAGCATCAAACGGCCTGCCGGATCTGGAATATTTGTGTGAAGTCTATTCAAGGCTGGCCGCAGAAGCCAGTTACAGTCCCGGTCTATGGTGACTTCTATACCGAACGCCTTGATGCTTTCCCAGAAAGCTTCCAACAGGATTTAGCAAGATATATTGATCGGCTCACCCATGTAGACCTGCTCGACGAAGACGGCCCACCTAGAGCGTTAAGGCCACGCACGATTCACTCTCTTAAGATGCTGATCCGCCAGTTGGCCGCAGGATTGATACACCAAGGCCATTCCCTCGCGGACATCACCACCCTTACCTATCTGGTTGAGCACTACCAGGAGGCTTTGCGCTGGCATCTTCAGCGGACCAACAAGAAGACCTCGTCTCAACTTTCTGGCCTGGCGGACTGTATCCGATCCCTCGCCAAGTATCACGTGCGCGTCGATCCTGAAACGCTCAAGAAGATCGAACAGATACGCAGCCGTTTGACGCACGAGACCACAGGCTTGACCGATAAAAACCGTGAACGTCTGAGACAGTTCGATGACCCGAAGAATGTCATAAAGTTGCTCTGGGCCGGTAAGAAAGCCTTTGCCCTTTCCGTAAAGCGGGA encodes the following:
- a CDS encoding amidase family protein, whose protein sequence is MALAKIFATVAVICVTLACASPHAEDFSVVEATIPQMQVALEEGRITSRELTTQYLVRMGKYENEINASLAVNHAALEVADERDAERKAGQVRGPLHGIPIAIKDNIHTIDMPTTAGTLALEGFFPPYDATLVANLREAGAIILAKTVLTEMANWMVLGMANNYSAIGGHAFNPYDIRREPRPPFNDGRGVLPTGSSSSGGGTAASFWAANVGTETTTSIIEPASANMLAAVKPTVGRVSRWGVIPVAYDHDTAGPMARTVTDAAIMLGAMESATPDPNDPATGVCDPPPGRDYTPFLDKGALKGARIGVPRAWFVEPHKLPRADEPSGGLPEDQVAMMNEAVAVLRELGATVVDPADIPSAIAEAWEDNVLVRGSCSPGPLFKGEDDECSVVLKYGFKRDINDWLASLGPAAPVATLTEMRQWNIDNENLGTLRYGQGSMDISDEMDPTLAEDRARYEQDRADDLRLAGAEGLDAALEKHGLDAVIFTGRRSTSFLAKAGYPSVTVPFGLVANGGGFPDGFEPKPAPLGITFSGTACSEPRLLALAYAFERATQRRVPPELGYREGLALPR
- a CDS encoding helix-turn-helix domain-containing protein, translated to MNPNTPAPITTKLLTLDQVADSLAVSTRTVRRLIDNKDLRSVQVGRQKRVDPKDLDAFVNAHKT
- a CDS encoding tyrosine-type recombinase/integrase, coding for MVKISKIRNPFTSPDSLTIADVLVRVECDPQLSSRKKREISSALRQVPKWLNRLPADVPANAAFLRKALEDFHPDHAGISKRRYQNVISTVKFAFKHCGVLLNNRIYLAEFTPEWQALWDLLDEKYHRSGLSRCFRFCSAQRIKPEDVDDAFFAAFLKALEAEAITKKPRTQHQTACRIWNICVKSIQGWPQKPVTVPVYGDFYTERLDAFPESFQQDLARYIDRLTHVDLLDEDGPPRALRPRTIHSLKMLIRQLAAGLIHQGHSLADITTLTYLVEHYQEALRWHLQRTNKKTSSQLSGLADCIRSLAKYHVRVDPETLKKIEQIRSRLTHETTGLTDKNRERLRQFDDPKNVIKLLWAGKKAFALSVKRDDGTRQTAHEASLALAHELLLHAPMRIANLASLRLDQHLHWEKSGCKGVLSIAIPGQEVKNGEPLNFPFPLPVSNMVHQYLEVFRPRLFKGSNDYLFPSRDGKAKRSDTLGKQISKQIWDKCGLRVNPHLIRHFVAKQIVEATPGNYEGARRILAHKDSNTTYKFYEGMEAKPAVKHWQDILVNKRGHTEPYGGDGLRDTRVMRRGSHPKRRLA